The Mus pahari chromosome 2, PAHARI_EIJ_v1.1, whole genome shotgun sequence genomic interval CTTTTCAAGCAGCCTGaccaacaggaaacaaaactttAAACACAAGAGCTTACAGGGGCACTGCCATTCAAATTACCACCACGGGAgctgaacccagctcctctgcaaaagcagcccgttcctttaactactgagccatctttcctgacCCTCAAACATTTTTATAGTCTACTCTGGTCTCATCTTCTGTGTGGTTTTTAACTAACTTTTTAACTTAGATTACAAAGAAATAGGTtccagcatcttttttttttaactcctaaaaaaaaaaaaaaagaaaagaaaatctcgtTAAGTAGCCATTTCCAGTTTAGAAcatcctatgtagaccaggctagccggCCACCAGCTTGCaatgaccctcctgcctttgcctcctgagcactggggttacagacacatgATGACATGTGTGGTCTCCTTGAGTGTTCTCTAGTTTCCCATGGTCGCCCTTGATATAAAGTCTAGAGCCGAGTCAGTAAGAGAGTGCAGGGCCAGGCTTACATCCCCGAGGCTGAGCCCCCtctatcccagcactcaagacacagaggcaggtagatctctgagttccaggccaggctggtctacggagtgagttcctgGTCAGGCAGGGGGCTATACTCTCCTTTAGTATTTGTTGAGTTGAAAATACTAAATTTCCCACCCCAGGTATTTGTTTTGGCATAGGATCTCGTTGACCTAGATGGttcttgaactccctatgtagctgaggctgcccttaaactcctGAACCTCCAGCGTCCAGTtccagaatgctaggattacCAGCATGCAAAACCAtgctcagtttgtgtgtgtggtgcttgGGATAAATCCAGAGCTTTGTGAACTCGAGGCAAGTACTCTAACTAAACCAGGCCTCTagcattcacaaacacacaaacacatacacacactttttttttacaagaatGTTTGCTACCCTCACCTGTGCAAAAGAAGTCTGAATTTTCTTCGAGCCACTATACGTACATTCTCGTTTATACTCTATGCAATTGGATAAGTGTTCACCCCATCTAGATGGATTCAAAGGAGTCCCCAGATGTGTTCTCACGCTCAAGAAACCTAAAGGAACTGTAAGGATGTACAGCTCAGCTAGTAACATGCTCACCTACCAGGCACGAGACACAGGGTTCAAGGCAGCCAGTACAGTAACAcatacctatgatcccagcattcaggaggtaaaggcaggaggaccagaagtttaaCATTAGTCTTGGCTGCATAGagcgtttgaggccagcatgggctacatgaaagtctgtatttaaagaagaaaaaaaaatccttaaaatagaggaggggtggggtggggaagaaatcTAAAGGAATATTagtcgacttttttttttttttaaacacagggaacagaatatttatttggttttaggaGTCCAAGGGCAACAGGGTTGGTCACTGGATGATGGGTCTGCAGCTTTGGTCCATAGCGTCTTACCTGTAACAGGTTCCCCTGGGGAcccagcctccctgcctcagGATGGCTGTcccaagatggctctgcaggaaCTGTGAGCTCATAGGTGTGGCCTGGGGACACTAGAGAGACCCAGGCTCGCAGATGCCAGCCTGAAGAGCCCAGGACTCATGTTGCCCTAAGAGCAATGGCATCCCAGCTCCTTCGCGCCAACCCAGACGctattcctcttctcttccccacgGAGACTGCGTGCTAATCTGCAGAGCAAGAGCCTGCCCACTATTGCCGCCACTCAGATCACATGGAAGGAAAGAGCTCTTTATTGTGTGGCCTCCTGGTGTCTTCCAGCACAGTCGTCGGTCTATCTTCTGGGCTCAGGCATGGCAGTGGTTACAGTGGTCACATTGGGGACTGGCTCAGCTGCTGTCAGGCAGTGATCTCAGTTGGTTCTCCTGAACCCTGGAAGGCAAAGCCAGACGAATGACATAGGACTCTGTAGGCAGCCAAGTCTTGCTCCAGCCACCACCTCAAATGCCCACATATCACTGGGATGGCCTCAAAGGACTCCTCCTGAAGGCACTGTGGGTCCCCCACGATTCACAATTGTGGAGATATTACCACTCCCATCTCCAGCAGAGAAAAACACCATCCCTGGCTTCTAGGTTCTGAGGCACAATACCATCAAGTCCAAAGCCGACAGGCTGCTGGTCAAAGACAATGTGTGGGGGGTATGGCTCTGCAGTAGAGCAATTTCTTAGCCTGTgtgaagccttgggttccatcctagcatctctctctctctctctctctctctctctctctctctctctcatagagaCTCTTCTTTAGCCCAGGCTATCTCAAAGGAAACTACAAAGTTACTTAATACAGGCAGGGAGGAGGTAGCATTTGAGGAGTACAGAGGTACAGAGttccttgcttttctttaatGCTGACACCTCTCTGCTGTCTGGGGGGTCACAGAACACAGGCGGAACTTGAACCCGAGCCTCCCGACTCCGGGACTTTCCGTAGATCAGACAGATCTTTTTCCAAGAAGAAAGCCCCAATCGGGAGACAGTTTTCGATGGGGAAATGTGCGGCACCATTACCTGGCAGCCTGAACTTCTGAATGAGGGGGATGAAGCCCTGCAGTACGCTGTGGATCCGGTACACTGCTCAGAGAACAAGGAGGAAATGTTGATAAGGACGGTGGCCCCTCAAGGGCCCAGGGTCAGGCTCACTCCCCCGATGTCCCAGAACCCAAGCACACCCCACGCAAACAGAGCCCTAACATGCAATTTCAGGCTAACGTCAACAACAGTGCTGCGGTTATTACACGGAAAAACGAGTCACAGGCCTTAATAACAGGGGCAGGAAACCCCGCGACCTCGATGCCTGGCGCTCGCTACTCGCTTGTTTTCAGTATCTGAGGAGCTACGCGTGTTTGCCACTTTAAACTGTTTTTGTGGAACTAACCCCTTTTTTCCACAAGGTTTTGCCAATGACCTCCCTTTGACTTCACATGCGGTcaggaagaaaatacaaacataaggaatttacttaaaaaaaaaaaaaaagtttagattgTGACTCTTAGCCAATCTAGAGGGTGATGGCGGGCCAGCCCAGCTGCCACCCCTCCAGGAGCCCGCAGGGCTGTGTAGTTTTTTTGACAGGATTACTTACCCAGCCCGAAGTAGATACCTATGGTCTCCAGGGAAGCAAAGGTGAGCAGGCCGACCCCGAGGGACATGAACCAGTCTGCGAGCGCAGCCAGGAGACAACAATCAGCTATTCATTGTAGGGGTGGAGGGTGACTCCTGTCCTCCCACACAGCCCCTCCCCGGGTCCCCGGCAGGCCTCACCTGCATAGTAGTGGTAACACACCAGCAAGGCTCCGATGGCAAAGCAGAGAAGGACAAAATGGAAAAACTCGTCTACAAGAAAGGATGGTGgatggctttctctctctttgtctctctctctctgtctctctctctgtctctctggtctctctggtctctctctctctctctctctctctctctctctctctctctctctgtgcatgcatgtacatgaacatatgcatgcacatgatacatgTGCATCAAGTAAGTACCCACAGAAGCCTGAAGGGGAcgttggagctggagttacaggcatttgtgggggacctgatgtaggtgctgtgctccaaactccagtcctctgagaaaggaaggggaagcacACTGGACAGCGAAAGCACCGGCCCCAGCCCCTTCTTGTTTTATACAGGACAGTGCCCCTGCTCCTGACCAGCCAGGGTTAACAGCACCCAGGAGGCCCCCTTCCAGCCCCAcctctcctctttatttttggAAAGTGTACAGCCACTCAGCTTGGGGTTTATATCTGTGTTTACGGGTTCCCTCTTCCCTGGCTCTAAGTCTCAAGAGGAGATTCTCAGTCAGCTCCGGTCCGAGGAGACTGAGCCGCCGGCCCAGCCCCACGGGGGTGCTCAGGAATTAATTTCTTGAGTGAGCATTAAACCAAGCAAAGGTGCCAAGTGTGACGTTCTGAGGCTAACAAGCATGAGAGGCTAGATCTCTGGTGCTTCTTAAAAGGGATGTCAGCAGGATGTCTCCCTTCTTTCTCACTCAAGGGGAATACAAAAGAGAACTTAAGGGGAGTCCGGGGTGCACTCCTGCATCCTGGGGATGCTGAGAGAAAAGGACCctaagtttgagggcagcctggtctacagagctagatCCATgagagccagggctactcagagaagctgtgtctcaaaaatctaaataaaCGAACAAAACCCCAAGGTCGCTCTTTCCTTCCCTCATGGTCTTCCCGGAAGTCCTCGTGGAGTCCATGCTTGGAGCGGAGGAAACCCTAGAAGCTCTCGTCACTTCTCCGGGAACTTCCGCACCCCCACACCCTAACTGTGTCCCGCTCTCACATACAACGAAAGGAGCGTAGGTCGGCGCCAGTCCTAGGCTGTGCCAAGCCCAGGCTGTGCCAAACCCAGGCCGTGCCCTTCAGTAGGTCTGAGGCCCCCAACCCTGGGCTTCGGTTCCTACATGGGAAGCTAGACGTCACTGCTTGTCCccctcacccccgcccccaccaagGGGATTATTGCCGAGGACTCTGCTGACCGTGGGACCCCTGGCAGAGGTGACTAGGGTTATGATCATTCCAGTCGCCAGCCATCTTGGATCCACAGAAATCGGGACCAGCCAGGAGAGGACGGCTCTGGGACACAACGACTTACCGTCCTTCTTTATGTTCAGCCTTCTTAACTGAGAAGCCTCCACTTCTCCTTaagaatgaaagacagaaaggtgTGTTTCGGAGATTACCACTCCCCACCTAAAGACTCGATCCCTGGGTGTTTGTCTGTGGGTCAGAGGGTGCTCACAGCAGGGCCCCTCCCTGACTTCCTCATCCCTCCATAGGCTagccctcttcttccttccctctctcccacgaTGGAGACTTCTTTCAGAATCATGCATGGATTGACATCCCCGCCAGAACTGGTCTCAGGTCATTGGTGGCCCCCTCTGGCCCCTGGCAGACAGCATCCCGCTGTCCTGGGAGCTTGTATATTTACCCCCCGCTGAGCCGGAACCTCTCCTTCGGAGTCCTGGAAATGAGAAACTCAGTGTTAGTGTCATGTCAGCCCAGGCACCTTGCCAGGAGCTGCCACCCTGGGGAGAGGCCAGAGGTGACAGAGAAGAGGCTCCAAGACAGTAAGTTACAACtgtcctaatgctgcgacccttcaaaatagttcctcatgttgtggtgaaccctctccaaccataaaattatttcattgctactttaaaactataattttgctatcgCTATGAaccatagtgtaaatatctggtgtacagaatatctgatatgtgacccccaaaggcGTTgacacccacaggttgagaaccacttctctagGTAACGTTTCAGTCATGGGACCCAAGGGACCTTTCCTAGCTGGTTGATACCTGCTTCCTCTTGCCTGGACCTCCATTTCCATGTCCCATAACCCCTCTCCCGTCTATTCGTGCAGTCAGGTCCTTAAGTGGGCCCGGAGTTGCCACGTTTCATGGCTGTGACCCTGAGAGTGCTCCACCAGGACAATGCCCACTGACAGTGCTCCACCAGGACAATGCCCAGACCCCACTGAACTCCAGAATCCTTgactccctccccttcctgggTACTCACCTGACTCCCCAGCAGGCACCATTTCCCCAGCAGCGCCTGCACGGAAGGAGAATCAGTGAGCACACACATGGTCGGTGGCTTCCTGAGAAGGGGGCCTAGGGAAGAGGGTGGGGCCTACCTGGAGACCTGCACTGATCGGGTGTAGGCTGGGCAGGGACTGGAGCAGGCTGGACGGTTCCTGCTCCATCTACCAGGAAGTAATCCCCACCACAAGCCATGGGAAGCcagtgctttttatttaaaacaaaattaaacagtctggagaggtggctgagtACCAGATGTTCACAAGCTCCCCCAGCTCTGGTTTGGGggaatctgctgccctcttctggcctcttctggtACTGCACTTATGTATAAatccacactcagacacacacatttaaaattagGGAGCAGGAGAAACAGCTCCTCTTgattctctttcagaggacctgggttcgggcCCCACCCTCATGACAGCTCATGTCTGTTTGTAACTCTAAGTCTGGGAGAGCAGACCCACTCTTCAGCctc includes:
- the Tmem40 gene encoding transmembrane protein 40 isoform X1; translation: MSPGTPGKAMEASGSSSQSQDSGGVHRETEDHYQETEFHKQHGKARERYKRDKSSSSSSSSSSSSSSSSSSSSSDSSDEDQPSRGPRKHRKPRRDSSRGADHGELEVLKDELQLYEGAAGEMVPAGESGLRRRGSGSAGGEVEASQLRRLNIKKDDEFFHFVLLCFAIGALLVCYHYYADWFMSLGVGLLTFASLETIGIYFGLVYRIHSVLQGFIPLIQKFRLPGFRRTN
- the Tmem40 gene encoding transmembrane protein 40 isoform X2 encodes the protein MEASGSSSQSQDSGGVHRETEDHYQETEFHKQHGKARERYKRDKSSSSSSSSSSSSSSSSSSSSSDSSDEDQPSRGPRKHRKPRRDSSRGADHGELEVLKDELQLYEGAAGEMVPAGESGLRRRGSGSAGGEVEASQLRRLNIKKDDEFFHFVLLCFAIGALLVCYHYYADWFMSLGVGLLTFASLETIGIYFGLVYRIHSVLQGFIPLIQKFRLPGFRRTN
- the Tmem40 gene encoding transmembrane protein 40 isoform X3 — its product is MEASGSSSQSQDSGGVHRETEDHYQETEFHKQHGKARERYKRDKSSSSSSSSSSSSSSSSSSSSSGADHGELEVLKDELQLYEGAAGEMVPAGESGLRRRGSGSAGGEVEASQLRRLNIKKDDEFFHFVLLCFAIGALLVCYHYYADWFMSLGVGLLTFASLETIGIYFGLVYRIHSVLQGFIPLIQKFRLPGFRRTN
- the Tmem40 gene encoding transmembrane protein 40 isoform X4 → MEASGSSSQSQDSGGVHRETEDHYQETEFHKQHGKARERYKRDKSSSSSSSSSSSSSSSSSSSSSGPGADHGELEVLKDELQLYEGAAGEMVPAGESGLRRRGSGSAGGEVEASQLRRLNIKKDDEFFHFVLLCFAIGALLVCYHYYADWFMSLGVGLLTFASLETIGIYFGLVYRIHSVLQGFIPLIQKFRLPGFRRTN